The following are encoded in a window of Thermococcus sp. CX2 genomic DNA:
- a CDS encoding dihydroorotate dehydrogenase: MAKLEVEVAGIKLDNPLILASGINDKTPEQWIRAHREGAGGVVTKSIGIEPRNGYDNPTIVELPYGLINAMGLPNPGWNGFLEMVEGYTFDFPLIVSIFGGTPEEFAFLAEKLSDVADAFELNLSCPHAKGYGMEIGQRPEMVYEVVKAVKDATDKPVIAKLTPNIDDITKLGLAAERAGADAVSAINTLKAIAIDVYARRPILSNRVGGYSGPGVKPVALRAVYDLAKVLDIPVIGIGGITTWQDAVEFLLAGASALQIGTAVSLRGWGVFREINAGIERYLEEEGFGSVEEIVGLAME, encoded by the coding sequence GTGGCCAAACTTGAAGTTGAGGTTGCCGGGATTAAGCTTGATAACCCGCTCATTCTTGCCTCCGGCATAAACGACAAGACGCCTGAACAGTGGATAAGAGCCCACCGCGAAGGAGCGGGCGGAGTTGTTACAAAGTCGATAGGAATCGAGCCGAGAAATGGCTACGACAACCCCACTATCGTGGAGCTCCCCTATGGACTGATAAACGCGATGGGACTGCCGAATCCCGGCTGGAATGGCTTTCTGGAGATGGTCGAAGGCTACACCTTTGACTTTCCACTAATAGTCTCGATATTCGGCGGAACACCGGAGGAGTTCGCCTTTCTCGCTGAAAAGCTGAGCGACGTGGCAGATGCTTTCGAGCTCAACCTTAGCTGCCCCCATGCGAAGGGCTACGGCATGGAGATAGGTCAGAGGCCGGAGATGGTCTATGAGGTCGTCAAAGCAGTAAAGGACGCGACGGATAAGCCAGTAATAGCGAAGCTCACTCCTAACATTGATGATATCACAAAGCTCGGACTTGCCGCTGAAAGGGCTGGAGCAGATGCGGTCTCGGCCATAAACACCCTCAAGGCTATAGCCATAGACGTCTACGCGAGAAGGCCAATACTGAGCAACCGAGTCGGCGGCTACTCCGGGCCGGGTGTCAAGCCCGTCGCCCTGAGGGCTGTGTATGACCTTGCAAAAGTCCTCGACATTCCGGTCATTGGAATCGGGGGAATAACAACCTGGCAGGATGCCGTGGAGTTCCTCTTGGCAGGGGCGAGCGCGCTCCAGATAGGAACTGCGGTTTCCCTTCGCGGCTGGGGAGTTTTCAGGGAGATAAACGCAGGCATTGAGAGATACCTTGAGGAGGAAGGCTTCGGGAGCGTGGAGGAGATAGTGGGCCTGGCCATGGAGTAG
- the queC gene encoding 7-cyano-7-deazaguanine synthase QueC — MKRAVVLFSGGLDSTACLYWAKKNYDEVIMLTANYGSNEEKVTNRVAEFFSKELNVPLKVVRLDFLEEFSKLRGTTLVGGETPKVTAEELEDISVAQETAKSVWVPARNVVLISVAASLLDALGGGDIIVGFNAEEGATFPDNTPEFVERMNEMLKYGTMAKVKVVAPLIELDKKGIARLLKELDAKYEYSNSCYMPKGFTDDGKPIHCGECESCVRRHRGLIEAIGEDRTVYAVEPKI, encoded by the coding sequence ATGAAGCGCGCGGTCGTTCTCTTCAGCGGTGGGCTCGACTCGACGGCCTGCCTCTACTGGGCGAAGAAGAACTACGACGAGGTGATAATGCTCACCGCAAACTACGGCAGCAACGAGGAGAAGGTTACGAACAGGGTTGCTGAGTTTTTCTCCAAAGAACTCAACGTTCCGCTCAAGGTAGTCCGCCTTGACTTCCTCGAGGAGTTCTCGAAGCTCAGGGGGACAACGCTCGTCGGCGGTGAGACGCCAAAGGTTACCGCCGAGGAGCTCGAGGATATAAGCGTTGCCCAAGAAACAGCCAAAAGCGTCTGGGTTCCGGCTAGAAACGTCGTCCTCATAAGCGTTGCAGCATCGCTTTTGGACGCCCTCGGCGGCGGGGACATAATAGTTGGCTTCAACGCCGAGGAGGGAGCGACCTTCCCAGACAACACGCCGGAGTTCGTCGAGAGGATGAACGAGATGCTGAAGTACGGCACCATGGCGAAGGTTAAAGTTGTCGCCCCGCTCATCGAACTCGACAAGAAGGGCATAGCGAGGCTTTTGAAGGAGCTCGATGCCAAATACGAGTACTCTAACTCTTGCTACATGCCGAAGGGCTTCACCGATGATGGGAAGCCAATACACTGTGGTGAGTGTGAGAGCTGCGTGAGGAGGCACCGCGGTCTTATCGAGGCCATCGGCGAGGACAGGACTGTCTACGCGGTGGAGCCGAAGATTTAG